Proteins found in one Plasmodium relictum strain SGS1 genome assembly, chromosome: 13 genomic segment:
- the IF3a gene encoding translation initiation factor IF-3, putative → MLFHIFFFIIYVFFILINYNGYANCFYQTKICYKFFYLKEINDATKYSDGYDRYIQEKKIKQLKHKVENKPVKQLRITPRIAMNDLLIKINSAKQFLLKRHRVKFILTLKGREYTNTENVKKIFSKISEELKNFGISETMRQNGNVVSQLFNLKAKKKNET, encoded by the exons atgctatttcacatattttttttcataatatatgtatttttcattttaataaattataatggATATGCTAACTGTTTTTATCAAACAAAAATTTGctacaaatttttttatttaaaagaaattaatgaTGCAACTAAATATTCAGATGGGTATGATAGATATATACaa gaaaaaaaaataaagcagTTAAAGCATAAGGTTGAAAATAAACCTGTTAAGCAATTAAGAATAACACCAAG aattgctatgaatgatttattaataaaaataaattcagcaaaacaatttttattgaaaagaCACAga gtaaaatttattttaacattAAAAGGAAGAGAATATACTAATAcagaaaatgtaaaaaagatattttcaaaaatttcaGAAGAGTTGAAGAATTTCGGTATTTCTGAAACTATGCGTCAAAATGGTAATGTAGTATcacaattatttaatttaaaagcaaaaaagaaaaatgaaacttaa
- a CDS encoding cytochrome c oxidase assembly protein, putative codes for MLSVKPDTPHRKASNSCKKILNDMIACYQNTACYKKENSSFIECLHNHNLEEIDENCIILRKAYAQCRRNLLNGNFKMLGNPLSR; via the coding sequence atgctTAGTGTAAAACCAGATACACCTCATAGAAAGGCATCTAATtcatgtaaaaaaatattaaatgataTGATTGCCTGTTATCAAAATACAGCATGTTATAAAAAGGAGAATTCATCTTTTATTGAATGCTTGCATAATCATAACTTAGAGGAAATTGATGAAAACTGtattattttaagaaaagCTTATGCACAATGTCGTCGCAATTTATTAAATGGAAACTTCAAAATGTTAGGTAATCCTTTATCAAGATAA
- the KRI1 gene encoding protein KRI1, putative has translation MVKIKINENIKKKKKTNDSDNLNLNDSVHKKEKKENKPINKEKINSENEKFCNKQASEKYNHPYSNLENLNSKSNEKIILKNTDSYNCLKNDNLKKIESYDEKIIMKRKRKRNDTKNEVINDSKNDFKNNDQKNEEISSDDKSSSSDEDHDGLLLTSKFKKKFSNLLLKLKNKDSNLLNKKEEFFHDSDFDTDISEDKDNEIKEDEKKINENKDLSVNKNIEEKNNQSCKTDKKCLNYSEYFKDILLKEGSHVFDKEEEEIIEREKKMSLQKKKKSYYDEQEELKKKIIEACEFADKNDCNDNTNDDNDNFFVMKEKSEAELLEEKKYYENFLKTSNIVKDENNLLKEYWKDNLNKDEEFLRDYILKELWREDKIHNIYEDIDEIDDEELEKAEHFERTYNFRYEEQNGNIINSIPRKIETSVRIDLKKKKKKEKRKEKRKQKREKKKKMILEELKKEKKDQKNEQNNSFNDNNNNCDKSQMGKISENFKKDKTHESKMKTNYDKEIISDKNLKKNKNLNLYNDENEMWFLCDECKNPIIPLNYVYECTICDNFALCKNCSKKKTHKHKLKKLLVPRGCNPPEEYINNSEMKNNYEFNNNDTMNYLENDSSGYEDLIDDMPIRFKYIKVKPNSFNLTTDFILKTDDKTLNKIVPLKYVSPYYKKNFKSNVIEEKDK, from the coding sequence atggtaaaaattaaaataaatgagaatataaagaaaaagaaaaaaactaaTGATTccgataatttaaatttaaatgattcagttcataaaaaagaaaaaaaagaaaataagccaattaataaagagaaaataaattCAGAAAATGAGAAATTTTGTAATAAACAAGCAAGTGAAAAATACAATCATCCATATAGTAATCTTGAGAACTTAAATAGCaaatcaaatgaaaaaattattttaaaaaatactgATTCCTATAATTGTCtgaaaaatgataatttaaaaaaaatagaatcatatgatgaaaaaataataatgaaaagaaaaaggaaaagaaatGATACAAAAAATGAAGTAATAAACGAttcaaaaaatgattttaaaaataatgatcaAAAAAACGAAGAGATATCAAGTGATGATAAAAGTTCAAGTAGTGATGAAGATCATGATGGTTTACTATTAACAtcaaaattcaaaaaaaaatttagtaaCTTACTacttaaattaaaaaacaagGATTCAAATTTGctgaataaaaaagaagagttTTTTCATGACAGTGATTTTGATACAGATATATCAGAAGATAAAGacaatgaaataaaagaagacgaaaaaaaaataaatgaaaataaagatttaAGCGTAAACAAGAATAtcgaagaaaaaaataaccaAAGTTGTAAAACAGATAAAAAATGTCTGAACTATTcagaatattttaaagatattttattaaaagaaggTTCTCATGTATTTgataaagaagaagaagaaataatagaaagagaaaaaaaaatgtcactacaaaaaaaaaaaaaaagttattacGATGAGcaagaagaattaaaaaaaaaaataattgaagCTTGTGAATTTGCTGATAAAAATGATTGTAATGATAATACAAATGATGATAATGacaatttttttgtaatgaAAGAAAAGAGTGAAGCTGAAttattagaagaaaaaaaatactacgaaaattttcttaaaacATCTAATATTgtaaaagatgaaaataatttattaaaagagtATTGGaaagataatttaaataaagatgaagaatttttaagagattacattttaaaagaattatggAGAGAGGATaaaattcataatatttatgaaGATATTGATGAAATTGACGATGAAGAATTAGAAAAAGCTGAACATTTTGAAAGAACATATAACTTTCGTTATGAAGAACAAAATGGGAATATCATAAATTCCATTCCACGTAAAATAGAAACAAGTGTTAGAatagatttaaaaaagaaaaagaaaaaggaaaaaagaaaagaaaaaagaaagcaaaaaagagagaaaaaaaaaaaaatgattttagaagaattaaaaaaagaaaaaaaagatcaaaaaaatgaacaaaataattcatttaatgataataataacaattgTGATAAAAGTCAAATGGGTAAAATCtcagaaaattttaaaaaagacaAAACTCATGAAtcaaaaatgaaaacaaattatgataaagaaataatttcagataaaaatttaaaaaaaaacaaaaatttaaatttatataatgatgaaaatgaaatgtGGTTTTTATGTGATGAATGCAAAAATCCTATTATTCCATTAAATTATGTTTATGAATGTACTATATGTGATAATTTTGCCTTATGTAAAAATTgttcaaaaaagaaaactcATAAGCataagttaaaaaaattgttagtTCCTAGAGGATGTAACCCACCagaagaatatataaataatagtgaaatgaaaaataattatgaatttaataataatgacaCAATGAATTATTTAGAAAATGATTCAAGTGGCTATGAAGATTTAATTGACGATATGCCTATtagatttaaatatataaaagtaaaaccAAATTCTTTTAACCTCACAACTGATTTTATCTTGAAAACAGATGATAaaacattaaataaaattgtacccttaaaatatgtttctccatactataaaaaaaattttaaatcaaaTGTAATcgaagaaaaagataaatga